Below is a genomic region from Procambarus clarkii isolate CNS0578487 chromosome 27, FALCON_Pclarkii_2.0, whole genome shotgun sequence.
TACTTTCTTTTCGTCAGTCCGCACACTCTCTTCCTGCCTGGGCTTCCGCTGGTTGTATTTGACCTGGTGATCCAGCAGCACCTCTCATTATTGTCGCCCCGTGAGTGTGACTTGGCAAGGAAGGCGTCACACGGAGGGGCTACTGCTGTAGCTCCTCCACATTATCACCCACTACACCCCAGTATCTGCCTtacatgctgttgttgttgttgttttagatttaactactcggaacaaaaagttccaagtagcacaagctatggcgagcccgtagtggacttacctggcgcaggagcgaggctgtaactCTGGCCTTACGGGCTTCACATAGACCTTAAATATGTCAGGTAGACATCCACAGGGCAACTGGGACAATGTCTGGCTCTGACATCGTGACACAGTGAGTACCGAGGCTCTGGTTGGTACTCAGATGAACAACAGCCAACAGTCTTGGGGTCCAGATACGGTGCAGGTAAACTCCCACCTTTGTCATTCATGTTACGTGTAGCGCTGGTCATAAGAGCAAGTTTTTGGTCGCAAGCTGCGGCCAAAACTAATTGTTAACCTGCAACTATAATTCCCGTTGTCAGGGACGAGAgtggttgattgatgaagattaagtcacccaagaggtgacacgggcatgaatagcccgtaagtggtagatgttttggagtgaatgtgatctttggtcgtgaaaggatatactgTGTGCTGAGCTCGCATTTAAATCGGCTGCTATCGCAGGGGAGGATACTGTttgacagtgtttatgagggtgtccagctgctggacaccttttatgacgagaagagtggcagtgttgatggcttcagggtggttactgcaagattcagggactcttaaagctcttctaaggtcgttagttgcttcacattccaggaaatAGGGAAGTAGAAGTTTTTCTGTGATTGTTTCGCAGAAGATGCATGCCCAGTCTCTGAGTTCACCAATTTTCCAGTTGCATCTGTACGGGAAGCTTGCGCTTAGACTTATAGAgctaatctcccccccccccctccctaccaaGTGATCTATTGATCTTATCCAGGATgcaacgattgattgattgatgaagatgaagccacccaaaaggtggcacgggcatgagtagcccggtagattttttttggagtgaatgtgatctttggttgaTGATGCAACACGCCCGGGAACCTTTTGTACTCCTAGGTAAACAGAAACATCAGTTGGAAGgaaaagtgcccaaccgtttctgttccGCCCAGGGATTGAAGCCGGGTTCCTTGATAGGAAGGCCACTGTGATGCAGGACCATTTGACTGTTGCTGGAGGGCCACAGCACAGCGTGGAGAAGATGGCTACACTTCACTACGAGCGCTAAATAGTCCTAGCATAAAGTCAACCATGGATGAGCAGTCCATCCACTTGGACTGTGATATGATACAGCGGAATCCTCGTTTCTTGCCGtttggcgttcgatccccgacggtccaagaggttgggcagtTTTTCCTTGTAGTTACCTCTTGCTTCTATAATTCATTCATACTGTTGAAGTGTGAACTGATCTACCATGAAGTTCATTAACAGAACTTTTGTAGACTATTGTTTGGTTCATTGTTTAATTGATCTTATTACAGTGTACATCACGATATAATTTGTTAGTTCAGGATACCTCAACACTCCAACCCATGTCCAACTCTTTTTTTCTTCTGTCGACAAAATTGTATTAGTAATAATTGGTTTATTCAAGAGTTACCATTCAGGTAAAGTCAGGAAAATTCACATTAAAAAGTAAACATTTGTGATAGCGAAAAATATTTACTAGAAAAAAAATTCAGTAAAGTTTGATTATAGGAGAGAAAATGGTCGGGTTTTTTTCCACGTTTGAGCTCTAGGTCTATAGGATAGGCCTAGGAACACCCTAATTATAGCAGTCTTGTTAGGCCGTCTTTGGAAGCCAAAGTTGAACAAGCTAGTTCAGGTTCCTGTGGTAACAACTTTGTCCAATTCTGAGTCTTGCATCTTCTACTCTGACCTTTTTACtggaattattattttttattttttcctgtTTATTTTTTCCTCAGCAAACAGTCCCTTGATAGACAGTTACTGCACTAATGTATGTTTATTGTTTCTTTATGTGGCCCTGTTAATACTTTACCTTTGAAAACGCATATTAATGACACagtaaaaagacacctcgaacactgtttatgtggacagacgtaaatctgtattTACGtctgtatgtaggttagattatcattttaaaagcactccaatcaccttctgtgtttgattgttcaataaatcactgaactacatgtttaacagatctaaccctgtccatggaggacagaagaaaatgtatatatggtggttagcattgtaaatgtgtggccacgtctgtggttgaaaataatagtaataaaataATGTTTCGTTTACAGCTGTTTTTTCCGGTGTTCACTTCTTTAAATATCCACCATTTTATCCACTACTAACAAATTTTCTTTGTGTTCTCTATATTGTCAAGAGCTCAATAGCTGCATAACTGTTCACCATTTCGTCCAGTGTTCACTAATTAACTTATTATTCACCATTTCGTGCCAGCTATTCACATAAACCATGAGACCTCTTTGTAAACGAGTGATGTTGACTCAAGAGGGTAATTGTGTTGTGCTCTTACAGACGGCGATGGGCCCTTCCGCTTGTTCCCGAAGGAGGAGGTGAAGTCGTTCCCCTTGACGAACGGCTCCCTCTTCTCTTCGCTTCTCAACATGAACGTCGACAACCCCTCCCAGATCCTCCCCTCCTACAGACGAGGTCAGTCCCAAACTGGTTTATATCCAGCAAACAACGCAACAACATTGTGTATTGGCTGGCATTATGATTGGGCCGTGAACCGCGGCCGCTGGGAGAAGTGTGCGTTATGACAGTGGATGAGTTGAGGGATGGATGAGTCAAGGTGGTGAGCGAGGTGAGGGTGCAGTAAGTGTGGTGAATGCTGGTTGATGATGTGTTCGGTGAAcgttgagtgtgtggtgagtgcgAGATGAGTACGAGATGAGTACGAGCTTATGGTATGGTGAGTGGCCGAGTGCGTTACTAGTGGGTTATTAAGTGTGACGTGATAAAGAGTGCGTTACtatgcctatcaacctctggaggattattaaggctatcaacctctggaggattattaaggctatcaacctctggaggattattaaggctatcaacctctggaggattattaaggctatcaacctctggagggttactaaggcctatcaacctctggaggattattaatgCCACCACAATCATTTGCTCGCCAATCAGCAAGAATGCTTTATTCCTAGACAATGTTCAGGATTAAAGTAAACTCAGTGTACATATATAAATTAGCTGGGTATACACAGGTGTGTATTCTCACTACGTGGGACAGTGAGAGCCTTGGGGTGTAGTATAGGACTAACGGAGTATTGGTCATAACATATTGTTTTAACTTTAAGATGTAAATCATATCTAAGAATGCACTGATTCCTCACCTCCTAGCACCTCTTACCCCTTCAAAAACCATTTGAAGGGTTTGAAAAAAACTACAATCCCATACAATCATCCCTCTTACCTTTCCCCCTTCCACTTGCACCTATTTcaacaccccaccccacccccgtacacacagacacacacacaccactgaagtCTGTGAATTTATGAAACCATTTTTTTGTTTTGGTTTATTGAAAGTCAAATGTGCAACTTTCTCATGACAACACCAGTATCGATCTCAGTGAGGTGAGGACCTGGCTCAGTGTTGTGGTCGTCGGAGTGCACACGGAGCCTGGGCGCCGGATTCATAAAGAAGTTATGCAACTACTTTCGAACCTGTAAATCTTTttgcaatctttggcggctttgtttacgtttattaaacagtttatgagctcataCGCACtaggaggctatttataacaataataccATTTGAGTGTGACGTCTCGATGttagtaaactgtttaataaatgtaaacaaagcctccaaagattgcgaaaagatgtacagattcgtgaaTAGATGCATAAATGCTTGTTGAATCCTGACTCCTGTTGTAGAAAGTTGTAAAGTTTAACCTCGTGTCTGTCTATATATAGTCATGAACCCGTGGGTTCTGATCTAAATATAGCCATAAACCGACATGGTCTCTTTGTACCAGTGAGCTATGGATATAAGCTTATATATTTTCTAACAATATAACAGTAAATAATTCTATATTGCATAACAGTGGGAGATTTTCCACATCATTGGCTCTGAAGCCATTACTGTAGTTGTTATCTAATGGTTGAACCTGTCTGCGTTACCCAGGGGGCGGAGCAGGGATGAAGATGGGCGTATCGTCCCAAGAGATACGCGGCCTTGTTGGGACGGGCCCGCCGCCACGCATCAGGGATCCTTACGGCCCGCCCTACTTCCCTAGGGAACCCACAGAGTCCTTAGGGTCGGCCACAACCAGCAGTCAAGACCCCATCTACTCTGACCCTCTTTCTAAGGTACTTCGAATTTGTTTTTCTCAGTGTTCTCTTATATAGGTAGTGATGAACTATATAAAGGAGAGTAGACGGTAGATATTTTGAAACATTTTCGtaaaaaatgcacctttacatcACTATGAATGTTAAGCAGTGAACTCTGTCTCTGTTTTTATTCAGGTTGGAAGCGTCGACAGCTCTATGAAGGAGGACCACATTTATGCTACACTCTCAGAAACCTTTGGTTCCATGTCATCCCTAAGTGATGGGTACCTTGGCGACGACCAGCGCTGCTCCTCCGTCACCACTGTAGCCAACGATGACTTCGAGTTCCACGATCCTCGCGCTAGGGTGACGCCGGAACCCGTCCGCTACACGGCAGAGGGCAACACCGCCCTGGCAGACGCTTGCGCCATGACGGTCGCAAACCGTCCTCCGGCGAAGCTCCCGCCCGAAGCTCACCTTTCCGCCTCCGAGGACGTTTACCATCTCTCTACCAACACTGAATCCTCGACAACGTACTCCGTGGCCTCCTCCTTCAGGTCCTCGTGTTCCCAGGTCACTGCTACTATTGAGAACAATGACGTCAATACCATTAAAGATGATAAAAAAGACGACAGTGAAAGTCCACAGGAAATTGGTTTTTACAACACTGGCTTTGAATGTGACACATTGGAATTAAAAAAAGAATATTTCCGAGACCGTGGGCCGGTAGACAGCTTGGATCTACGCTTGagcaaagaaaaaaaagagaaggcAGGCGACGGAACACTGTCACGCAAGCATCGCTCGTCTTCTCTGTCGATGAATGATTTGGACCGCCTTGACCCTAACCCAGATAAGGAAGAGGAAATGATGTTCATTCTTCCTGTTAAGAGCGAGTCGATGCTGAGTCTATACCGTCTCTACCTGGCAGAGGACGAGGCGGGCACCAGCCTTCACTACTCCGTCGAGGTGTCACGATCTGAGGGTGACTTGTCGGTTCTTGCTGCTGTCGAGAACAGCGTCATCGGAGAGGGCAAGAGCGAGAGCGCTCTGCATGAAGTCTACCAGAAGCGCCGGACACCGGAGACCGCTGGGAGCCGCGTCAAACGTCAGCACAAGATCCAGCGTGCCAAGGGAATGCAGCAGCGGGCCAGGAGGACTCCAGCAGTCGTCTCCGCCTCCATCACTAGCCACGGCACCCCAACAACCAACAGCGGAAATGGCATGCAAGTGGCTGTCATGGACAAGATTCGTAGGAGAAACGGAATAATCACCATTCAGGACCCATCAGTGTTATCCGTAGAGGAGCTGTTCCGTGTCCTGGACCGGGCATCGTCCACGGCAGCCGTGCCGTACACAGACACGGGCGATCGTACTCACTCCCCACTCCCGGTTCCCGTAACCCGACCAGAGCCAGACTTCAAGAAAATATTTGTGAGTGAATACCTGTAATTATTGCATTCGAGACAAGTTAATAAGTGTACATTCTTGGAGACAGACAAGTTCTCAACAGGAACAGTAGCAGACAAGGCCGAGTGGCACTGACACCGCGCAAATATTGAAACAAAATAACAAgtaatatatcaatgaaaatattATATACTGACACGTTAAAAAAGTTTGTGAAAACATATTGTGTATAATTGATGCGCAACGTTTGTGCTGTAATAAAAAGTGAAGAAATGTACGTAAAACGCTCATAAAGGTACTTACTCTTCATAAGTACAAACTGGAGGCGCCCAGCTTGTGGCACTGTAAACTGTCAGTGCACAACCTCAGTCCTGGCTGGTGAGGGCCACTGGCAGCCGTCCAAGCTAAACACTAAGGCCACACAAGACAATAACAAGAGTAACGTGTTATTATCATAAAACACTGGAGCATGGCACAGTGACCCCAGGGTCATGTAACACCAGAATACGGACATTGGTAGTCA
It encodes:
- the LOC123762567 gene encoding uncharacterized protein — encoded protein: MRALTYSWIGLSAAAPLIFLMCAWVLGVFHSYRRQWRSVDLFLLAVFVQELLMALQVFAYALLSLVRPESAAACGAFVWSLSATRTLQAATVASLLVDRALTSQWPYKYRFSVRRHQIRYHLAVLATIAALVGVAAILARPADAPDTFEHCNFLPHALHVRLSLFVLSVYGLLVVAGGVSVGVVQAGRGCGEPSPAHSDMAPIAATTTSSSSSSSGGRQGAALHAAASTASTTSSTASSARLGGVPGAMHAASSTSDLVPPPPPHRPPPALPSRAHKAVGGGRTSGAARTPASDFRWGTTLAVAALCFLVNHFPYMGLTVVGTFLPGYLPGWPVENMTLWLSLAEGLLLPLVLGLVDATFSEAAGSSCSRDKPQPHKYDDGDGPFRLFPKEEVKSFPLTNGSLFSSLLNMNVDNPSQILPSYRRGGGAGMKMGVSSQEIRGLVGTGPPPRIRDPYGPPYFPREPTESLGSATTSSQDPIYSDPLSKVGSVDSSMKEDHIYATLSETFGSMSSLSDGYLGDDQRCSSVTTVANDDFEFHDPRARVTPEPVRYTAEGNTALADACAMTVANRPPAKLPPEAHLSASEDVYHLSTNTESSTTYSVASSFRSSCSQVTATIENNDVNTIKDDKKDDSESPQEIGFYNTGFECDTLELKKEYFRDRGPVDSLDLRLSKEKKEKAGDGTLSRKHRSSSLSMNDLDRLDPNPDKEEEMMFILPVKSESMLSLYRLYLAEDEAGTSLHYSVEVSRSEGDLSVLAAVENSVIGEGKSESALHEVYQKRRTPETAGSRVKRQHKIQRAKGMQQRARRTPAVVSASITSHGTPTTNSGNGMQVAVMDKIRRRNGIITIQDPSVLSVEELFRVLDRASSTAAVPYTDTGDRTHSPLPVPVTRPEPDFKKIFVSEYL